One stretch of Xanthomonas sp. DAR 35659 DNA includes these proteins:
- a CDS encoding NAD(P)/FAD-dependent oxidoreductase — translation MSRIAVVGSGIAGLGAAWLLSQRHAVTLYEAADYLGGHTHTHMIELDGAHYAVDSGFIVFNPQHYPLLSALFAQLGVDSQPTTMSFSVHEQRTGLEYNAGSLDGLFCQRRNLLSPRFWRMLGDLRRFYRQAPQVLADAAQAQLTLGEFLQRHGYSDVFRDAHLVPMASALWSSPSQQILGFPMRQLIGFMANHHMLQLSGRPQWRVVRGGSNSYVRALRSRWRVDERIGTPVRSVQRLAQGVSVLTAADSDADAQHYDHVVLACHADDALRLLNDASAAEREILGAIAYQDNDTVLHTDARVLPRDRRAWAAWNAHVPADPQAPCTVSYWMNALQSIRAPQPFIVSLNRDDAIDPAKVLRRMRYRHPLQTQASVAAQARKHEIQGQRGTWFAGAGWGFGFHEDGLRSAVEVAAGLGVPWP, via the coding sequence GCGCCACGCGGTGACGCTGTACGAGGCCGCGGACTATCTCGGCGGCCACACCCACACCCACATGATCGAGCTCGATGGCGCGCACTACGCGGTGGACAGCGGCTTCATCGTGTTCAATCCGCAGCACTACCCGCTGCTGAGCGCGCTGTTCGCGCAGCTCGGGGTGGACTCGCAGCCGACCACGATGAGCTTCTCGGTGCATGAGCAGCGCACCGGACTGGAGTACAACGCCGGCAGCCTCGATGGGCTGTTCTGCCAGCGGCGCAACCTGCTCTCGCCGCGCTTCTGGCGCATGCTGGGCGATCTGCGCCGTTTCTACCGGCAGGCGCCGCAGGTCCTGGCCGATGCCGCGCAGGCGCAACTGACCCTGGGCGAGTTCCTGCAGCGCCACGGTTATTCGGACGTGTTCCGCGACGCGCACCTCGTGCCGATGGCCTCGGCGCTGTGGTCCTCGCCCTCGCAGCAGATCCTCGGCTTCCCGATGCGCCAGTTGATCGGCTTCATGGCCAACCACCACATGCTGCAACTCAGCGGCCGCCCGCAATGGCGGGTGGTGCGCGGCGGCTCCAACAGCTACGTGCGCGCGCTGCGCAGCCGCTGGCGGGTCGACGAGCGCATCGGCACGCCGGTGCGCTCGGTGCAGCGGCTGGCGCAAGGCGTGTCGGTGTTGACCGCCGCCGACAGCGACGCCGACGCCCAGCACTACGACCACGTGGTGCTGGCCTGCCACGCCGACGACGCGCTGCGCCTGCTCAACGATGCCAGCGCCGCCGAACGCGAGATCCTCGGCGCCATCGCCTACCAGGACAACGACACGGTGCTGCACACCGACGCGCGCGTGCTGCCGCGCGACCGCCGCGCCTGGGCGGCGTGGAACGCGCACGTGCCGGCCGATCCGCAGGCGCCGTGCACGGTCAGCTACTGGATGAACGCGCTGCAGTCGATCCGCGCGCCGCAGCCGTTCATCGTCAGCCTCAACCGCGACGACGCCATCGACCCGGCCAAGGTGTTGCGGCGCATGCGCTACCGGCATCCGCTGCAGACCCAGGCCTCGGTGGCGGCGCAGGCGCGCAAGCACGAGATCCAGGGCCAGCGCGGCACCTGGTTCGCCGGCGCCGGTTGGGGTTTCGGTTTCCACGAGGACGGCCTGCGCAGCGCGGTCGAGGTCGCCGCCGGGCTTGGGGTACCCTGGCCGTGA
- a CDS encoding class I SAM-dependent methyltransferase translates to MNAPHAPSSAAALRPAAPPLRGLDRLLRQRLLATLDGLREGQLRIEEAGTLTTLGDAAGADPLHAHLRIHDPRFYRQAALNGSVGVGEAYMDGLWDCDDLVALVRLLVRNRDRLDAMETGLARLGGLAMRGLHAFARNTRAGSRRNIAAHYDLGNPLFELFLDRNLMYSSAIFRDADAALGEAALERAAERKLQRICAKLDLQPHHHLVEIGTGWGGFALHAARHHGCRVTTTTISREQYDLARQRIEAAGLSDRVEVLLRDYRDLDGRYDRLVSIEMIEAIGHQYLDTYFGKVGSLLKDDGQALIQAITIEDHRYAQALKSVDFIKRHIFPGSFIPSVAAMTGAIGRASDLRLFNLEDIGPSYALTLRAWRARFMAKLPQVRALGYDERFIRMWEFYLAYCEGGFLERSIGDVHLWLSKPRARPAQFAPALAGDA, encoded by the coding sequence ATGAACGCTCCGCATGCGCCCTCTTCCGCCGCCGCGCTGAGGCCCGCCGCACCGCCGTTGCGCGGGCTCGATCGCCTGTTGCGGCAGCGCCTGCTCGCCACCCTGGACGGCCTGCGCGAGGGCCAGTTGCGCATCGAGGAAGCCGGCACGCTGACCACCCTGGGCGATGCCGCCGGTGCGGACCCGCTGCACGCGCACCTGCGCATCCACGACCCGCGCTTCTACCGCCAGGCCGCGCTCAACGGCAGCGTCGGCGTCGGCGAGGCGTACATGGACGGCCTGTGGGACTGCGACGACCTGGTCGCGCTGGTGCGCCTGCTGGTGCGCAACCGCGACCGCCTGGACGCGATGGAGACCGGCCTGGCCCGGCTCGGCGGCCTGGCGATGCGCGGCCTGCACGCGTTCGCGCGCAACACCCGCGCCGGCAGCCGCCGCAACATCGCCGCGCACTACGACCTGGGCAATCCGCTGTTCGAACTGTTCCTGGACCGCAACCTGATGTACTCCTCGGCGATCTTCCGCGACGCCGACGCCGCCTTGGGCGAGGCCGCGCTGGAACGCGCCGCCGAGCGCAAGCTGCAGCGCATCTGCGCCAAGCTCGACCTGCAACCGCACCACCACCTGGTGGAGATCGGCACCGGCTGGGGCGGCTTCGCCCTGCACGCGGCCAGGCACCACGGCTGCCGCGTCACCACCACCACCATCTCGCGCGAGCAGTACGACCTGGCGCGCCAACGCATCGAGGCGGCCGGACTGTCCGACCGGGTCGAGGTGCTGCTGCGCGACTACCGCGATCTGGACGGTCGCTACGACCGCCTGGTCTCGATCGAGATGATCGAGGCGATCGGCCACCAGTACCTGGACACCTACTTCGGCAAGGTCGGCAGCCTGCTCAAGGACGACGGCCAGGCGCTGATCCAGGCCATCACCATCGAGGACCACCGCTACGCGCAGGCGCTGAAATCGGTGGACTTCATCAAGCGCCACATCTTCCCCGGCAGCTTCATCCCCTCGGTGGCGGCGATGACCGGCGCGATCGGCCGCGCCAGCGACCTGCGCCTGTTCAACCTGGAAGACATCGGCCCCAGCTACGCGCTCACCTTGCGCGCCTGGCGCGCGCGCTTCATGGCCAAGCTGCCGCAGGTGCGCGCGCTCGGCTACGACGAACGCTTCATCCGCATGTGGGAGTTCTACCTGGCCTACTGCGAAGGCGGCTTCCTGGAGCGCTCGATCGGCGACGTGCACCTGTGGCTGAGCAAGCCGCGCGCGCGGCCGGCGCAGTTCGCCCCGGCGCTGGCGGGCGACGCATGA
- a CDS encoding DUF1365 domain-containing protein, translated as MSVLRGATVSAPPAGAVSTTPAAAGATTHGLHSAVYTGWVRHRRYAPKPLAFRYPIFLMYLDLAELEQVFARRWLWSVGRRNLAQFRRSDYLGDPAQPLDEAVRDRVQQHTGERPLGPVRMLAHLRYFGHCFNPVTFYYCHDAQQRLHSIVAEITNTPWRQRHAYVLPVAAARSHGSVHAWRFDKRFHVSPFMAMAHQYAWRLSEPGAQLRVHMDVLDAQPAARRFDATLVLRRREMSGASLAQALLRYPAMTVQVLAKIHWQALRLWLRGNPVHDHPDLSLPRER; from the coding sequence GTGAGCGTGCTGCGCGGCGCTACCGTGTCCGCCCCGCCGGCTGGCGCCGTCTCGACAACGCCGGCGGCGGCGGGCGCGACCACGCATGGCCTGCACAGCGCGGTGTACACCGGCTGGGTGCGGCATCGCCGCTATGCACCCAAGCCGCTGGCATTCCGCTATCCGATCTTCCTGATGTACCTGGACCTGGCGGAACTGGAGCAGGTGTTCGCGCGGCGCTGGCTGTGGTCGGTTGGCCGCCGCAACCTGGCGCAGTTCCGCCGCAGCGACTACCTCGGCGACCCCGCGCAGCCGCTGGACGAGGCGGTGCGCGACCGCGTGCAGCAGCACACCGGCGAGCGCCCGCTCGGCCCGGTGCGCATGCTCGCCCACCTGCGCTACTTCGGCCATTGCTTCAACCCGGTCACCTTCTACTACTGCCACGACGCGCAGCAGCGCCTGCACAGCATCGTCGCCGAGATCACCAATACGCCGTGGCGGCAGCGCCATGCCTACGTGCTGCCGGTCGCCGCCGCGCGCAGCCACGGCAGCGTGCATGCGTGGCGCTTCGACAAGCGCTTCCACGTGTCCCCGTTCATGGCGATGGCGCACCAGTACGCCTGGCGCCTGAGCGAACCGGGCGCGCAGTTGCGCGTGCACATGGACGTGCTCGATGCGCAACCGGCGGCCAGGCGCTTCGACGCCACGCTGGTGCTGCGGCGGCGCGAGATGTCCGGCGCCAGCCTGGCGCAGGCGCTGCTGCGCTACCCGGCGATGACCGTGCAGGTGCTGGCCAAGATCCACTGGCAGGCACTGCGCCTGTGGCTGCGCGGCAATCCGGTGCACGACCACCCCGACCTTTCCCTTCCGCGAGAACGCTGA
- a CDS encoding DUF2878 domain-containing protein produces the protein MSNLINYLALQGLWLAAVVGATHGQAWAGPAALALFALYQLWPRRRARGDATLMALALPLGAGVDAALRAGDWVRYAAAPPSPWPPLWILALWAGFALTFQHSLAWVMRHPWRAALFGATAGPLGYVLAARGWQAVTLTQPLPQALLALALDWAAALTLLSLATRRLMATATPTVPATGAAR, from the coding sequence ATGAGCAACCTGATCAATTACCTCGCGCTGCAGGGGCTGTGGCTGGCCGCGGTGGTCGGCGCCACGCACGGGCAGGCCTGGGCCGGCCCGGCGGCGCTGGCGCTGTTCGCGCTGTACCAGTTGTGGCCGCGCCGCCGCGCCCGCGGCGACGCCACGTTGATGGCGCTGGCGCTGCCGCTGGGCGCCGGCGTGGATGCCGCCCTGCGCGCTGGCGACTGGGTGCGCTACGCCGCCGCGCCGCCGTCGCCGTGGCCGCCGCTGTGGATCCTGGCGCTGTGGGCCGGCTTCGCGCTGACCTTCCAGCACTCGCTGGCCTGGGTGATGCGCCATCCCTGGCGCGCGGCGCTGTTCGGCGCCACCGCCGGCCCGCTGGGCTATGTGCTGGCCGCGCGCGGCTGGCAGGCGGTGACGCTGACGCAGCCACTGCCGCAGGCGCTGCTGGCGCTGGCGCTGGACTGGGCCGCGGCGCTGACCCTGCTGAGCCTGGCGACGCGGCGCCTGATGGCGACTGCGACGCCGACCGTGCCCGCAACCGGAGCGGCACGATGA